One Kribbella sp. NBC_00662 genomic region harbors:
- a CDS encoding BTAD domain-containing putative transcriptional regulator, with protein sequence MRVKLLGPIEVDDADGNAVAVAGAKQRAVLVLLALNAARPVPVETLVEAVWGSDAASDTRNTLQHQVSRLRKTLGRTTITSQGPTYLLDISPEDVDAVRFERLAAEGRAELRSGDIHAAATVLRRAERLWRGPALEEFDADWARADAVRLDQLRLGVLEDRIDAELRLGHHREAVAELESSVREHPYRETLWVHLVLALYRSGRQADALAAYQQARSLLAAELGIEPGPELRDLEAAVLRHDPALTWSPVGGSPTLTDHSGLPTPLTSFVGRETELTEVQRAVGEHRLVTLTGAAGAGKTRLAIEVASALRVEFADGVWMVELEPLVEASAVPQAVASALAGGAAGRLSARADEGPASAGAGLLEYLRPRQLLLVLDNCEHLLPGITEWAQQVLSVCPRLQVLATSREPLGIVGEIHWLVPPLTEAQSVRLFEERAQRVGRFELTASNADTVRDLCRHLDGLPLAIELAAARTKALQVDYIATQLSDRFALLVSPGRASSGRHQSLRATIDWSYDLLDEQERTLFDLLSVFEGGCSIEAAMALARVGGIDPGRALDLLSLLVDKSLVVPSSGGRYDLLETLREYGRERLQATGLLTEAERAHRQYFVALAEDAESGLMSKDYRTWQLRVEAELGNFRAVQRTAPESEETLRIACALWWFWSSSDRHAVGRDWIEAAIRGSRPLLRARALTVICYLAGQQLDLDAAVAAGEQAVVLQPDDPWTTAWSKQALGLALEVAGDHQRAAQLLTEARVVMDAAGDDWYVAANDLITCLRALRSGDVDELDRASHEVLSRSTAIGYEPFRCWAYLLCSRVAELRGDLPTARVEAEQAVLAARRTQLNHYVSFALVQLGRTADRTTAEGAFREAIVTADSAGAGWFAAHARTNLAGLLYATGDQQQAAALLDENAGTKTTNRHFFYLALAAEPWRF encoded by the coding sequence GTGAGGGTGAAGCTGCTCGGCCCGATCGAGGTCGACGACGCCGACGGGAACGCCGTTGCGGTCGCCGGGGCCAAACAGCGTGCGGTGCTCGTCCTGCTGGCGCTGAATGCGGCCCGGCCGGTGCCGGTCGAGACGCTGGTCGAAGCGGTGTGGGGGTCCGATGCGGCTTCGGACACCCGGAACACGCTCCAGCACCAGGTGTCGCGGCTGCGCAAGACTCTCGGCCGTACGACGATCACCAGCCAGGGACCGACGTACCTGCTCGACATCTCGCCCGAAGACGTCGACGCCGTACGGTTCGAGCGGCTGGCTGCCGAAGGGCGGGCCGAATTGCGATCGGGAGACATACACGCGGCCGCCACGGTTCTCCGACGGGCCGAACGGCTGTGGCGTGGTCCGGCTCTGGAGGAGTTCGACGCGGACTGGGCACGCGCGGACGCGGTCCGGCTCGATCAGCTGCGGCTGGGTGTGCTGGAAGACCGGATCGACGCCGAGCTGCGGCTCGGGCATCACCGTGAGGCAGTCGCCGAGCTGGAGTCGTCCGTACGCGAGCATCCGTACCGGGAGACGTTGTGGGTGCACCTGGTGCTGGCGCTGTACCGGTCCGGGCGGCAGGCGGACGCGTTGGCGGCGTACCAGCAGGCCAGGTCGCTGCTGGCGGCAGAGCTGGGGATCGAGCCGGGGCCCGAGCTGCGTGACCTGGAGGCAGCGGTACTGCGGCACGACCCGGCGCTGACGTGGTCGCCCGTGGGCGGATCGCCGACGCTGACCGACCACAGCGGTCTTCCGACTCCGCTGACGAGCTTCGTCGGACGTGAGACCGAGCTGACCGAGGTACAGCGGGCCGTCGGGGAGCACCGTCTCGTGACATTGACCGGTGCGGCCGGTGCCGGCAAGACGCGGCTCGCGATCGAGGTTGCCTCGGCACTGCGCGTCGAATTCGCCGATGGCGTGTGGATGGTCGAGCTGGAGCCGCTCGTGGAGGCAAGCGCCGTACCGCAAGCCGTTGCGTCTGCTCTGGCCGGCGGTGCTGCTGGGCGGTTGTCGGCTCGTGCGGATGAGGGACCGGCTTCGGCCGGGGCCGGTCTGCTCGAGTACCTGCGACCTCGTCAGCTGCTGTTGGTCCTGGACAACTGTGAGCACTTACTGCCGGGTATCACCGAGTGGGCTCAACAGGTGTTGTCGGTGTGCCCGCGGCTTCAGGTACTGGCGACCAGCCGTGAACCGCTCGGCATCGTGGGGGAGATCCACTGGCTCGTCCCACCGCTCACCGAGGCGCAGTCCGTCCGGTTGTTCGAGGAACGAGCCCAGCGCGTGGGCCGCTTCGAACTCACCGCATCAAACGCAGACACAGTGCGGGATCTGTGCCGCCATCTCGACGGGCTCCCACTCGCCATCGAGCTGGCGGCCGCCAGAACCAAGGCGCTGCAAGTGGACTACATAGCCACTCAGCTCAGCGACCGCTTCGCATTGCTGGTGTCGCCAGGTCGGGCGTCGTCGGGGCGGCATCAGTCGCTCCGCGCAACGATCGACTGGAGCTATGACCTCCTGGACGAGCAGGAGCGGACCTTGTTCGATCTGCTCTCGGTCTTCGAGGGCGGGTGCTCGATCGAAGCCGCGATGGCGCTGGCCCGCGTGGGCGGCATCGATCCAGGTCGGGCCCTGGATCTACTCAGCCTGCTCGTCGACAAGTCACTGGTGGTTCCGTCGTCGGGCGGGCGCTACGACTTGCTCGAAACTCTTCGCGAGTACGGGCGCGAGCGGCTACAGGCCACCGGTCTGCTGACGGAGGCCGAGCGAGCGCATCGCCAGTACTTCGTCGCGCTGGCAGAGGACGCCGAGTCCGGACTGATGTCGAAGGACTACCGGACCTGGCAGCTGCGGGTAGAGGCGGAGCTCGGCAACTTCCGGGCCGTGCAGCGGACTGCTCCTGAGAGCGAAGAGACCCTGCGGATCGCCTGCGCCCTGTGGTGGTTCTGGTCGAGCAGCGACCGCCATGCAGTCGGACGCGACTGGATCGAGGCTGCGATCCGCGGCTCTCGACCTTTGCTGCGTGCCCGCGCGTTGACCGTGATCTGCTACCTGGCCGGCCAGCAGCTCGATCTGGACGCAGCAGTCGCCGCGGGCGAGCAGGCCGTCGTACTGCAGCCAGATGACCCGTGGACGACTGCTTGGTCGAAGCAGGCGCTCGGACTGGCGCTGGAGGTCGCCGGAGATCATCAGCGCGCCGCACAGCTTCTCACCGAGGCGAGAGTCGTGATGGATGCGGCCGGTGACGACTGGTACGTCGCTGCGAACGATCTCATCACCTGTCTCCGAGCACTGCGCTCGGGCGACGTGGACGAGCTCGACCGGGCGAGTCACGAAGTACTCAGCCGGTCGACCGCGATCGGGTACGAGCCGTTCCGCTGTTGGGCCTATCTGTTGTGCAGCAGGGTCGCCGAGCTCCGGGGTGATCTGCCGACGGCGCGTGTGGAGGCTGAGCAGGCAGTACTGGCGGCACGGCGTACGCAACTCAACCACTATGTGTCCTTCGCCTTGGTCCAGCTGGGCCGCACTGCGGACCGGACCACCGCCGAGGGCGCCTTCCGTGAGGCGATAGTGACCGCCGACTCAGCCGGCGCAGGCTGGTTCGCCGCCCACGCTCGCACCAACCTGGCGGGCCTGCTGTACGCGACAGGCGATCAGCAACAAGCTGCCGCCCTGCTCGACGAGAATGCCGGCACCAAGACCACCAACCGCCACTTCTTCTACCTGGCGCTGGCCGCCGAACCCTGGCGTTTCTGA
- a CDS encoding glycosyltransferase family 4 protein, translating into MHFLVPYGIDDPRRPSGGNVYDRRISDGLTALGWSVHEHAVAGDWTQPDAAARSAVGATLARVPNGELVLVDGLIASVVPEVLEPEADRLRLVVLMHMPRDEAREFAALSAVSAIVATSEWTREWLLDHYALPKDRLYVVRPGVDLAELAAGSPSGGRLLCVGAITRTKGPDVLLEALAMVDGPAWGCDFVGALDLEVEFVDGLRRQVRELGLADRVSFTGPLTGAELERAYAAADLLVLASQAETYGMVVTEALARGLPVVATEVGGVPEALGHASDGSRPGLLVEPGDAQALAQALRRWLGDPGERARLRVAARSRRLTLSDWLQTSRELSDVLSEVG; encoded by the coding sequence GTGCACTTTCTGGTCCCGTACGGGATCGACGATCCGCGTCGGCCGAGCGGCGGCAACGTCTACGACCGGCGGATCAGTGACGGGCTCACGGCGCTTGGCTGGTCGGTCCACGAGCACGCCGTCGCCGGCGACTGGACGCAGCCTGACGCAGCGGCGCGCTCGGCCGTTGGCGCGACGCTGGCCCGGGTCCCGAACGGTGAGCTGGTGTTGGTGGATGGCTTGATCGCGTCCGTGGTCCCCGAAGTGCTGGAGCCGGAGGCGGACCGGCTGCGGCTCGTCGTACTCATGCACATGCCGCGGGACGAGGCGCGCGAGTTCGCCGCGCTGTCGGCGGTATCCGCGATCGTGGCCACGAGCGAGTGGACCCGGGAGTGGCTGCTCGACCACTACGCGCTGCCCAAGGATCGCCTGTACGTCGTGCGACCCGGCGTCGATCTGGCCGAGTTGGCAGCGGGTTCGCCGTCCGGCGGGCGGTTGCTGTGCGTCGGGGCGATCACCCGGACCAAGGGGCCCGACGTCCTGCTCGAGGCGCTGGCCATGGTGGACGGTCCGGCTTGGGGGTGCGACTTCGTCGGCGCACTGGACCTCGAGGTGGAGTTCGTCGACGGACTGCGGCGACAGGTCAGAGAGCTGGGCCTGGCTGACCGGGTGTCCTTTACCGGTCCGCTCACAGGCGCTGAACTCGAGCGGGCCTACGCGGCGGCAGACTTGTTGGTGCTGGCCTCCCAGGCTGAGACGTACGGCATGGTCGTCACCGAAGCGCTCGCCCGCGGGCTGCCGGTCGTGGCCACGGAGGTCGGCGGCGTGCCTGAGGCTCTTGGGCACGCCTCTGACGGCAGCCGACCAGGCCTACTGGTCGAGCCGGGCGACGCACAGGCTCTGGCGCAGGCGTTGCGCCGGTGGCTGGGTGACCCGGGAGAGCGCGCGCGGCTGCGCGTAGCGGCCAGATCCCGGCGGCTGACGCTGTCCGACTGGCTGCAGACGTCACGCGAGCTGTCTGACGTGCTGTCCGAAGTCGGCTGA
- a CDS encoding heparinase II/III family protein produces MRFRGAAGLAAGIAVLVLGAGTATGETRTPGAAPGIQIVPGPDDPLEAQFVPGASNVVPPTAAPATDIGQNKVQTLAAPFYACPGFSGIEKTNPVANLYADKFQWGPYAAYKVGNGGGNINWASNPYKNASWYMWFHSLRWLGQGIVAAGQGDLTALTRVNTIAYDWYRDNPYSWKANVGAWESTMHRTNVLNCLRQAILSGLQVTTLPTRYAWLDTALLSHARFLTNYWSGAWNHGTDESIALFGVGCTLGRADYRNLAQQRFAAGITTSIDSQGATNEQSTGYASFNYSLWGRAIAVMQNCGVDPGTTISTRRALLAKFLTLATNSLGKLHQLGDTEVQSTYPWVGTPLEYAGSFGAKGTVPPWRVGIYSAGYVFGRTGWGTEAARGFTGESSYSIRFGPPRAFHGHFDHTSITYTARGRDIVVDGGYAAYNAGAYRTWVVSPAAHSDMTTPMSTYLNPTTRLTASSVKTNAESYVLTDAPGRGISRVRSVLVLKDPDLLVTWDRASATTAQAFQTLWHLPSDQRASVYSRTTAIAAAPGDTTKTILFQIPFKQALPAGAILLKQAQTNPIQGWVYPSSYVRKSAPTLMLARSGKTASILSFVVPVRSTGSVTYSVRQSGTTFIVNLNVAGKATTIAISGGGSLYRVS; encoded by the coding sequence ATGCGATTCAGGGGTGCGGCCGGACTGGCCGCGGGGATCGCTGTTCTCGTGCTCGGCGCGGGAACGGCCACGGGAGAAACACGTACGCCGGGGGCCGCGCCGGGGATCCAGATCGTCCCGGGGCCCGACGATCCGCTCGAGGCGCAATTCGTGCCGGGGGCAAGCAACGTCGTACCGCCGACGGCCGCGCCGGCCACGGACATCGGGCAGAACAAGGTGCAGACGCTCGCGGCGCCGTTCTACGCGTGCCCGGGGTTCAGCGGGATCGAGAAGACGAACCCGGTGGCGAACCTGTACGCCGACAAGTTCCAGTGGGGACCGTACGCGGCGTACAAGGTCGGCAACGGCGGCGGCAACATCAACTGGGCGTCGAACCCGTACAAGAACGCCAGCTGGTACATGTGGTTCCACTCGCTGCGCTGGCTCGGGCAGGGCATCGTCGCGGCCGGCCAGGGCGACCTGACCGCGCTGACGCGGGTCAACACGATCGCGTACGACTGGTACCGCGACAACCCGTACTCGTGGAAGGCGAACGTCGGCGCCTGGGAGTCGACCATGCACCGGACGAACGTGCTGAACTGCCTGCGCCAGGCGATCCTGTCCGGGCTGCAGGTGACCACGCTGCCGACCCGCTACGCCTGGCTGGACACGGCGTTGCTGAGCCACGCGAGGTTCCTGACGAACTACTGGAGTGGCGCGTGGAACCACGGGACCGACGAGAGCATCGCGCTGTTCGGCGTCGGCTGCACTCTCGGCCGCGCCGACTACCGCAACCTTGCCCAGCAACGGTTCGCGGCCGGTATCACGACGTCGATCGATTCCCAGGGTGCGACCAACGAACAGTCGACCGGGTACGCGTCGTTCAACTACTCGCTCTGGGGGCGCGCGATCGCCGTCATGCAGAACTGCGGTGTCGATCCCGGTACGACGATCTCGACGCGGCGCGCGTTGCTGGCGAAGTTCTTGACTCTGGCAACGAATTCGCTCGGCAAGCTCCATCAGCTCGGCGACACCGAGGTGCAGTCGACGTACCCGTGGGTGGGTACGCCGCTGGAGTACGCCGGCTCGTTCGGCGCGAAGGGTACGGTGCCGCCGTGGCGGGTCGGGATCTACTCGGCCGGGTACGTGTTCGGGCGGACCGGGTGGGGTACAGAGGCGGCGCGTGGGTTCACGGGCGAATCGTCGTACAGCATCAGGTTCGGACCGCCGCGGGCGTTCCACGGGCACTTCGACCACACGAGCATCACATACACGGCGCGTGGGCGGGACATCGTCGTCGACGGCGGGTACGCGGCGTACAACGCGGGGGCTTATCGCACCTGGGTCGTGAGTCCTGCTGCGCACAGTGATATGACCACGCCGATGTCGACGTATCTGAATCCGACGACCCGGCTGACCGCGTCGTCGGTGAAGACGAATGCCGAGTCGTATGTGCTGACCGATGCGCCGGGCAGAGGGATCAGTCGCGTCCGCTCTGTCCTGGTGCTGAAGGACCCGGATCTGCTCGTCACGTGGGACCGTGCGTCGGCGACGACCGCGCAGGCGTTCCAGACGCTGTGGCATCTTCCGTCGGATCAGCGGGCGAGCGTGTACTCGCGGACCACCGCGATCGCTGCCGCGCCGGGTGACACGACGAAGACGATCCTGTTCCAGATCCCGTTCAAGCAGGCGCTGCCGGCCGGCGCGATCCTGCTCAAGCAGGCACAGACCAACCCGATCCAGGGCTGGGTGTATCCGAGCAGCTACGTCCGCAAGTCCGCCCCGACACTGATGCTGGCCCGCTCCGGCAAGACCGCGTCGATCCTGTCCTTCGTCGTCCCGGTCCGCTCCACCGGCTCGGTCACCTACAGCGTCCGCCAGTCCGGTACGACGTTCATCGTCAACCTCAACGTCGCCGGCAAAGCCACCACCATCGCCATCTCCGGCGGCGGCTCGCTGTACCGCGTCAGCTAG
- the bfr gene encoding bacterioferritin gives MQPVSPRVVVLLNEALTLELTVINGYFLEARMLDNWGFGRLGKVFYDLSIDEMKDADALISRILLFDGHPNLQKLGAISVGEDAQEMLRLGLDGELAAVAQFNAAAKECHDLGDHGSAAVFEEMVRDEEKHVDWFESQLDAIERIGLQQYLAQQLDPGK, from the coding sequence GTGCAGCCGGTTAGCCCACGTGTCGTCGTACTGCTCAACGAGGCGCTCACGCTCGAGTTGACGGTGATCAACGGGTATTTCCTGGAAGCCAGGATGCTCGACAACTGGGGATTCGGCCGGCTCGGCAAGGTGTTCTACGACCTGTCCATCGACGAGATGAAGGACGCCGACGCGCTGATCAGCCGCATCCTGCTGTTCGACGGCCACCCGAACCTGCAGAAGCTCGGCGCCATCTCGGTCGGCGAGGACGCCCAGGAGATGCTCCGCCTCGGCCTCGACGGCGAGCTCGCCGCGGTGGCGCAGTTCAACGCCGCCGCGAAGGAGTGCCACGACCTCGGCGACCACGGCTCCGCCGCGGTGTTCGAGGAAATGGTCCGCGACGAGGAGAAGCACGTCGACTGGTTCGAGAGCCAACTCGACGCGATCGAACGGATCGGCCTCCAGCAGTACCTGGCCCAGCAGCTCGACCCGGGCAAGTGA
- a CDS encoding nucleoside triphosphate pyrophosphohydrolase → MTGSKLVRDRIPEIIRASGTEPTTYRAGPAEFRQRLRDKLLEEVDEFLTADDGPIAVEELADILEVVYALAADLGTTKDALETTRAAKAAERGAFADRVIWDAGS, encoded by the coding sequence GTGACCGGCAGCAAGCTGGTCAGAGACCGCATCCCGGAGATCATCCGCGCGAGCGGCACCGAGCCGACCACCTACCGGGCCGGGCCGGCCGAGTTCCGTCAACGGCTGCGCGACAAACTCCTGGAGGAGGTCGACGAGTTCCTCACCGCTGACGACGGCCCGATCGCCGTCGAGGAACTCGCGGACATCCTCGAGGTCGTCTACGCCTTGGCCGCCGATCTCGGGACGACCAAGGACGCCCTGGAGACAACCCGCGCCGCGAAAGCCGCCGAGCGGGGCGCGTTCGCCGACCGAGTCATCTGGGACGCCGGTTCCTGA
- a CDS encoding DUF6653 family protein, with protein sequence MSTTTTRETKLAQMFGLDGDSWMRHANPVSVWTRFSVLPLLTISIWSRDWIGWWSLIPIALSLVFMVVNPVLFPAPRSTRYWASKAVFGERIWAERNSVEIPEQFRSQVPNVTYTFQLVGMAFWVYGLLVLDHIGLVAVVAGLVIVQCAKAWCLDRMVLLFEQLKSLRSDYAGWEY encoded by the coding sequence ATGAGCACCACAACGACGCGCGAGACCAAGCTCGCGCAGATGTTCGGGCTCGACGGCGACAGCTGGATGCGGCACGCCAACCCGGTCAGCGTCTGGACCCGGTTCAGTGTCCTGCCGTTGCTGACGATCTCGATCTGGAGCCGGGACTGGATCGGCTGGTGGTCACTGATCCCGATCGCACTGTCGCTGGTCTTCATGGTCGTCAACCCGGTCCTGTTCCCGGCCCCGCGCTCGACCCGGTACTGGGCGTCCAAAGCGGTCTTCGGCGAGCGCATCTGGGCCGAGCGGAACTCCGTCGAGATCCCGGAGCAGTTCCGGTCCCAGGTCCCGAACGTGACCTACACGTTCCAGCTGGTCGGCATGGCGTTCTGGGTGTACGGACTCCTCGTACTGGACCACATCGGGCTGGTCGCGGTCGTCGCGGGCCTGGTCATCGTGCAGTGCGCGAAGGCCTGGTGCCTGGATCGCATGGTGCTGCTGTTCGAGCAGCTGAAGAGCCTGCGTTCCGACTACGCCGGATGGGAGTACTGA
- a CDS encoding CDP-alcohol phosphatidyltransferase family protein gives MRLVQGRVRIPTGPLVGFAGLLVLLVVLAAVTGLGVAGWVTGVVCGAGLAELLARAMAHHRRDGLGPADRVTLSRAVLACGVAALTADSFGSPAPVAILVALATVGLFLDGVDGKVARRTGTVSAFGARFDMEADAFLILVLSVYVGRTAGWWVLAIGAARYLFVAASWALPWLRGSLPPRYWAKVVAAIQGITLTAVMADFLPDAVTTVVLLIALGLLAESFGRQIWGLWRQAGSPPGTRAAVASALAVLLLWAALLVPDHTGSLSAAAFLRIPLEGLVFVVLVCVLPSRLARILAVIGGVLVGVLLVLRLLDRGFYFAFDRAFHPVYDAAYVGSALGLLSDSIGRVGAIAVFIGVGVLCLALLALLPLSALRVTRLVTRHRRPTLRIVAVLAVIAIVPALTGIGPQPVRRVPSASAARLATEVGEDLRDQHEFDRALEQDPFRDTPGNELLTGLKGKDVLLVFVESYGRTALDSPVVGSALEAGDRRLQQAGFSSRSGFLTSPTFGGISWLAHSTLQSGLWVNNQQRYDHLVTLDRVTLADAFGRAGWRTVADVPSNNEDWSVAKTYYHYDMVYDRRNVGYAGPSFSYASMPDQYTLAAFQRLELEKPNRAPVMAELDLVSSHTPWAPLPRMVDWSQVGDGSVFDQMPAEGDSPEDVWRQPDQVKAAYAQSIAYSLDALTSFVQQLHDRNLVLVVLGDHQPASIVSGNGASHDVPVSIIAADPKVTARVANWGWQPGLRPAADAPVSPMDTFRDRFLTTYAH, from the coding sequence GTGCGTCTGGTTCAGGGTCGAGTCCGCATCCCCACCGGCCCGCTCGTCGGCTTCGCCGGCTTGCTCGTGCTCCTCGTCGTACTCGCAGCAGTCACCGGCCTCGGCGTCGCCGGCTGGGTGACCGGCGTCGTCTGCGGAGCCGGCCTCGCCGAACTGCTCGCTCGCGCGATGGCGCATCACCGCCGTGACGGGCTGGGGCCCGCGGACAGGGTGACACTGTCTCGCGCAGTCCTCGCCTGCGGGGTCGCGGCGCTCACGGCGGACTCGTTCGGCAGCCCGGCGCCGGTGGCGATCCTGGTGGCGCTCGCGACGGTCGGGCTGTTCCTCGACGGGGTGGACGGGAAGGTCGCTCGGCGTACCGGAACTGTGTCGGCGTTCGGCGCGCGCTTCGACATGGAGGCCGACGCGTTCCTGATCCTGGTCCTCAGCGTGTACGTCGGCCGTACGGCGGGCTGGTGGGTGCTTGCGATCGGTGCGGCCCGCTATCTGTTCGTGGCAGCCAGCTGGGCGTTGCCATGGCTGCGCGGTTCGCTCCCGCCCCGGTACTGGGCCAAGGTGGTGGCCGCGATCCAAGGCATCACCCTGACCGCCGTGATGGCCGACTTCCTGCCCGACGCCGTGACCACGGTGGTGCTGCTGATCGCGCTGGGGCTGCTGGCCGAGTCGTTCGGCCGTCAGATCTGGGGGCTGTGGCGCCAGGCCGGAAGTCCGCCCGGCACTCGCGCCGCCGTGGCGTCGGCGCTGGCGGTGCTGCTCCTCTGGGCTGCACTCCTCGTACCGGACCACACCGGCAGCCTGTCAGCGGCCGCCTTCCTCCGGATCCCGCTCGAAGGACTGGTGTTCGTCGTACTCGTCTGTGTGCTGCCGTCGAGGCTCGCGCGGATCCTCGCAGTGATCGGCGGTGTTCTCGTCGGGGTGCTGCTGGTTCTGCGGCTGCTCGACAGGGGCTTCTACTTCGCCTTCGACCGCGCGTTCCACCCCGTGTACGACGCGGCGTACGTCGGCTCCGCGCTGGGGCTGCTCAGCGACTCGATCGGCCGCGTCGGCGCCATCGCAGTCTTCATCGGAGTCGGAGTCCTGTGCCTGGCTCTGCTCGCCCTGCTGCCGCTGTCGGCGCTGCGGGTGACCCGGCTCGTGACAAGACACCGGCGGCCCACGCTGCGGATAGTCGCCGTACTGGCAGTGATCGCGATCGTGCCCGCACTGACCGGCATCGGGCCTCAGCCTGTACGACGGGTCCCCTCGGCCTCCGCGGCTCGCCTCGCCACGGAGGTCGGTGAAGACCTCCGCGACCAGCACGAGTTCGACCGGGCGCTCGAGCAGGACCCGTTCCGCGACACCCCGGGGAACGAGTTGCTGACCGGTCTGAAAGGAAAGGACGTGCTGCTGGTCTTCGTCGAGAGCTATGGACGCACTGCGCTCGACTCTCCTGTCGTCGGGTCTGCGCTCGAGGCCGGGGACCGGCGGCTGCAGCAGGCCGGCTTCTCGTCGCGCAGCGGCTTCCTCACCTCGCCGACCTTCGGCGGCATCAGCTGGCTGGCGCACTCAACGCTGCAGTCCGGGCTATGGGTGAACAACCAGCAGCGGTACGACCACCTCGTCACCCTGGACCGGGTCACACTCGCCGACGCGTTCGGTCGGGCCGGCTGGCGAACAGTGGCCGACGTACCTTCCAACAACGAGGACTGGTCGGTGGCGAAGACCTACTACCACTACGACATGGTCTACGACCGCCGGAACGTCGGGTACGCCGGACCGTCGTTCAGTTATGCCTCGATGCCTGACCAGTACACCTTGGCCGCGTTCCAGCGACTGGAGCTGGAGAAGCCGAATCGAGCTCCCGTCATGGCCGAGCTCGACCTGGTTTCCAGCCACACGCCGTGGGCGCCGCTCCCCCGGATGGTCGACTGGAGCCAAGTGGGTGACGGCTCGGTCTTCGACCAGATGCCGGCCGAGGGCGACTCACCGGAAGACGTCTGGCGGCAGCCGGACCAGGTGAAGGCTGCGTACGCACAGTCCATCGCCTACTCGCTCGACGCCCTGACCTCGTTCGTCCAGCAGCTCCACGACCGCAACCTCGTGCTCGTCGTCCTCGGCGACCATCAGCCGGCCAGCATCGTCTCGGGCAACGGCGCGAGCCACGATGTGCCGGTCAGCATCATCGCCGCCGACCCGAAGGTGACAGCTCGAGTAGCAAACTGGGGCTGGCAACCCGGGCTCCGACCGGCCGCCGACGCACCGGTCTCGCCGATGGACACCTTCCGAGACCGCTTCCTCACGACCTACGCCCACTAG
- a CDS encoding bacterioferritin-associated ferredoxin has protein sequence MVSEGSLTYVIVCHCEVVTDRDVLESIEDGARTVAQVCGATGAGRNCGGCVFSVKRLLCQHGRSVSAASLTEVAGAAG, from the coding sequence GTGGTCAGTGAGGGTAGCCTCACCTATGTGATCGTCTGCCACTGTGAGGTCGTGACCGACCGCGACGTTCTCGAGAGCATCGAGGACGGCGCTCGGACGGTCGCGCAGGTGTGCGGGGCGACCGGGGCGGGACGGAACTGTGGCGGCTGTGTCTTCTCGGTGAAGCGGTTGTTGTGCCAGCATGGGAGGTCGGTCTCGGCAGCCTCACTCACGGAGGTGGCAGGTGCAGCCGGTTAG
- a CDS encoding alpha/beta fold hydrolase gives MGVLIMDFLFVHGAWHSSAHWNDIVGRLVAAGHRAFAIDLPGSGINAAYPQSYLRNDFAAFATEPSPIANIGLADYTNAVVDQVKKMAHGKVTLVGHSMGGLTITRVAEAVPELLERLVYLSAYVPVRLASANDYSQLPENKPGMSGALVVADPVATGAVRINPRNGDPEYVEQGRLALYNDVSTAEYLKYAVAFNPDLPVRVGVEDARGTVDRWGKVPRTYIRTTEDHTVPPALQDRMILEADAATPHNKFVVHTLPSSHSSFASMPGRLVSTLLHR, from the coding sequence ATGGGAGTACTGATCATGGACTTCCTCTTCGTCCACGGCGCTTGGCACTCCTCCGCACACTGGAACGACATCGTCGGACGGTTGGTGGCCGCGGGGCATCGCGCGTTCGCGATCGACCTGCCGGGCAGCGGGATCAACGCCGCCTACCCGCAGTCCTACCTCCGCAACGACTTCGCCGCCTTTGCGACCGAACCGTCACCGATCGCCAACATCGGCCTCGCGGACTACACGAACGCGGTCGTCGACCAGGTGAAGAAGATGGCGCATGGCAAGGTCACGCTGGTCGGTCACAGCATGGGTGGCCTCACGATCACCCGGGTCGCAGAGGCCGTCCCCGAACTGCTGGAGCGGCTGGTCTACCTGAGTGCGTACGTCCCCGTGCGCCTCGCGTCCGCCAACGACTACAGCCAGCTCCCGGAGAACAAGCCGGGGATGTCGGGCGCCCTCGTCGTAGCCGATCCGGTCGCCACCGGCGCGGTGCGGATCAACCCGCGCAACGGCGACCCGGAGTACGTCGAACAGGGCCGGCTGGCGTTGTACAACGACGTGAGCACCGCGGAGTACCTGAAGTACGCCGTCGCGTTCAACCCGGATCTCCCGGTCCGGGTCGGCGTCGAGGACGCTCGTGGCACCGTCGACCGCTGGGGCAAGGTCCCCCGCACCTACATCCGCACCACCGAGGACCACACCGTCCCACCGGCGCTACAAGACCGGATGATCCTCGAGGCCGACGCCGCGACTCCGCACAACAAGTTCGTCGTCCACACCCTGCCGTCCAGCCACTCCTCGTTCGCCTCGATGCCCGGCCGCCTCGTCAGCACTCTTCTCCACAGGTAG